The following DNA comes from bacterium.
CACGGTCTCTTGAGGTAACTCATTCGGTAGGTGAGCCAGACGTAGATGTCAAGCGCGAGAGGTGAGCGCTTTAGGAGGCGAAGGGCTCTGCGGTCAACAGGGACGGCGGACCTGGTGGCCTCTTCGAAGAACTCGTGGCCGAGAACGACCTTTGAGCGCCAGAGGGGCTGCTGTGCCGGATCTCGATGCGACCACCAGAGGTGGTGCTCGCCTGCGATGACGTAGCCGCGGCCGCTTGCTCGGCCATGGTCTCTGTCCGTGTAGGTCCAGCGGAGCGTGGTGGAGAAGAGCCGGTGAAGCTGATCTCTCAGCCGGGGGACAGTCCCGCGCTTGCCGGTGACCGGCGTCAGCCCCAGCCGATACATGAAGTCGCTGAAGGTCGGCCCGAGCCGAATCTCCGGACTCTTGGTCCGGACCGCCTCGGTCGTCAGCCAGGCGAGAACGAGCCGCGGGTAGGATCCGTACGGCAGTCCGACCGAAGGCGGCGCAGCCAGATGGAGCGAGTAGCGCCCGTTGACCCGCTCGAACTCGTGGCACTTCGGCCGGCTGTGGGGCAGGGTAGCCTGGACGAAGATCCGGGCCATGAACCCCAGCTCGCCGGCGGAGCGCGCGTCCTCCGCCTCGATTGCGAGCGCCTGCTCGAGGAACCGCGCTTTGGCCGATCTCCGGCCAGTCGCAGCCTCACATCCGGCCATCCCCGCCCCGTCGCCGGGGCTCACAGCACGAGGACGGTCCGATTTCCATCCGCACTATATCCGCACTGACCCCGCCCAAACCTGCCCAAAGGCTGTTGAGGACGATTCCGGTAAATGACTGTTTTTGTTGTACTTAAGCGGGCTGGTGTGGGCTGGCGTGGACCCTCCGGACTGACTTAAAATCCCCCGCCGAAAGGCTTCCGGGTTCGAGTCCCGGCTCCGGCACCAAACCCCGTTCGACGATGGCGGCTACGAGTCGTTGGAGATCAGAACAGCGAACCGCCAGCGCCCGTCCGCACCGCGCCGCAGCACGTGGACGTACTTGCGTGAGCTGCTGAAGCCGGGCATTTCAGGACTAATAGACAGTTGCTGTGTACCGACTTCGTACGCCAGATCTCCGACGCCATATACCTCCACCGGCGAAAGCTCGAGACTCGTCACGGTGACGGCCTCGAACATGGCTGCGTTGTGGGCTCGCAGCTCCACTCTTCCGGTGATCAACGGCGCGTTCGCGTGCAAGAGTCGTACGTCCTCAGTGCAGAGGTCGGCATAGGCAGCAGCGTCACCAGCGACGATCGCCTCGATGACTGCGTGCCGCAGACTCGCAATGGCGTCCAGGTCTGCGGCCGTTAGCTCCGCAGGCCGATCAGCTCCGCCATCACATCCGATCAGCACAACGACCGCGAGGATCCATCTAGCTGCGGTTCGTCGCATTCGAGTCCCGATTCAAGTTCGAGGCCGTGGCGTGTGTCACTTGAGTGAGCTAGCCGTATACGAAGGAGGACTCCAGCGTTCGACCGGCACCGGCGCGGAGGCCACAGCCCTGCTGCCCAGCACCGGTTGCACCGGAGCCTAGCATTGCGAAGCGGCCAGTCTGAGAAGCTGCATCGATTCTCTCTGCGAGCCTGGGGTTGATGAGGTCCGGGCGACAGCCGCCCTGGCGAGCGACTCGGGCGCTACAATCAGGCCGCGACTGGGCCTTCTTGTTTGTACCGTCGTCGTCGACAGAAAGTACAGTCCGCTTGGAATTGGGAGGCAATAGGCAGCGTCAGCGACCAGGCCGTCAGCGAGCGTGATGCTCGGCAATTCGACCATCGCTCAGATTCAAGAACCGAGCAGCGTTGTTGTAGAAGATGTCCTGCTTCTCTTCATCCGTGAGGAAGGTGGCCGACTCGATGGCCTCGACGGCATCGTCAATGACTTCAGGCCATTGCATCTGATCCGAGCCGAACATGAGACGCTTTCCGAGTCCAGCGTTGATGAGCCCCTTCAGGTACTGGTGGAAGGTCTCCCTCGGGTAGATCCAGGTGCCTGTGGAGAGGTCGCCGTACACTTTGGGATAGCGGTACATCAACGCAATGGTCTCACCCAGGAACGGGTATCCTGAGTTCTCCATGTAAAGGCGGAGTGTCGGGTGCCGCACGAGCACCTCTTCTAGTTGTTCAGGATGGCCATTCGAGATGCGAAAATGCTCGCTCGGCCCGGCGGTGCCTTGATGATGAACAAGCACCGGAAGGTCCAACTCCTCGGCGAGAGCGAAGAACGGCTCCAAACTCGGATCGGCGGGCAATACACCGCTGTAAGGCAGAGCTAGCTCCCCGAGTCCAGCGAGCCGTCCTGCCTCATACTCCACTCGGAGATCCTCGAGAGAAACCATGGCGGGGTCAGAGATGAAAGGCGAAGCTATGAAGCGGCCCGGTGCGGCATCAACCCAGCGATAGACGCGGTCCAGTGGCCACTGGCTCAGAAAACCGAGGACGATGTTGTGTCGGTCCATTGCTGCGAGCGTGAAACTCAGGACCTCTTCGTCGGATCTAGCCTGGGCCGGCGGACCCTGACAGGGCCGGGGATTACAGGGGCGAGAAAGAGGTTCACCAGCGGCATCCCGAAACACAGGATTCGCATGCATGTGCATATCGATGATCGGGCCGTCGTAGCGGGCGGTCTGTTGAGATACCGCTGAGTCGGCCAAGCCGCCCACGGCAGCCAGTACTGCGAAGACCACATATCTCGGTCGGTTCATCGATTCTCGCCTCCACCTCCTCACGGTTCTAGCTCACCCCCGACTTTGGCAGCAGCCTTGTAAGTCTCCAGGGGACTCCGAGCCTGTGAGACATCGGATACCCGCGTAGGGTGTTCTCGGTTTCCGCGTGAGGTCCCATGCGCCTGAAGCCTTCTGAGCTTGTCCGGTAGATTGGCCCCCCGCCCTCACCGGGCTTCTCGACGATCCGGTAGTGCGAGATGGTCTTGCCGATCATTTCAGGGACGTCCTGGGGGGTGACGGCCGATGTTACTACTGAGGTCAGGGAAGACCTGTGTGCGGAGAGTCAGCCCAGCTCAGGATGCTCACTGGCGTGGCACACTAGCGGCACACTCGCAGCCGAAAAGCTGCAGCAAGGCACAGTAGCGAGCAGCAAGACCGAGCGTTCTAAGTCTCTGATTGGCTGCTAGTTACGCGCTGCCAGGTGCTGCACGTTGCTGCGCCGGCGCCCTCTTAAAATCCCCCGCCTTCGGGCTTCCGGGTTCGAGTCCCGGCTCCGGCACTAAGGATAACTTCAATACAATCAGGTATATGCAAGGTTAGTGGGATTTTGTGTCTCCTGTCTGCCTTGTTAGGGGGTGCAAATATCCGCATCACTCCTTGCCCCCGCGCAATGTCCCGAGCGTTCGTTCTCGCCATCCCTCCAGTCCGGAGCGTACTCGAGACGATCCGTCCGGTAAGCGCGGCTTGTGACTATCCGGTTACCTCAGCAAGGCACAAGATGTAGTGTCTTGGCGAGGTGTCGTGATGGCCCGACCATCGTTTCCTCGCAGTTTGGCAGAGTTCCAGTCCCGCTTCGCAACTGAGGAAGCCTGCGCTGACTACTTGTTCCGGTCTCGATGGCCTGAAGGGTTCGCATGTCCGAAGTGTGGCAGCCCTGACGCGTACGGCGTCGAATCTCGAGGACTCCATCAGTGCCGGTCGTGCCGTTACCAGGTCTCGTTGACTGCGGGCACGGTTCTTCATCGGACTCGCCTCCCGCTGCAACAGTGGTTCTGGGCTGCCTATCTCGTGACGACTCACACGCCCGGATTCTCTGCGCTGCAGCTCCAGCGGCAGCTTGGCCTGAGCCGATACGAAACCGCTTGGACCATGCTGCACAAGCTACGTCGCGCCATGATCCGCCCAGAACGAGACCAGATCGGCGGAACTGTCGAGGTAGACGAGACCTATGTTGGCGGCAAAGACAGTGAGCGCACGGGTGGCCGGCAAGGGGATGGCACCAAGTCGATTGTTGTAGGTGCCGTT
Coding sequences within:
- a CDS encoding SgcJ/EcaC family oxidoreductase; the encoded protein is MRRTAARWILAVVVLIGCDGGADRPAELTAADLDAIASLRHAVIEAIVAGDAAAYADLCTEDVRLLHANAPLITGRVELRAHNAAMFEAVTVTSLELSPVEVYGVGDLAYEVGTQQLSISPEMPGFSSSRKYVHVLRRGADGRWRFAVLISNDS
- a CDS encoding pirin, whose translation is MAGCEAATGRRSAKARFLEQALAIEAEDARSAGELGFMARIFVQATLPHSRPKCHEFERVNGRYSLHLAAPPSVGLPYGSYPRLVLAWLTTEAVRTKSPEIRLGPTFSDFMYRLGLTPVTGKRGTVPRLRDQLHRLFSTTLRWTYTDRDHGRASGRGYVIAGEHHLWWSHRDPAQQPLWRSKVVLGHEFFEEATRSAVPVDRRALRLLKRSPLALDIYVWLTYRMSYLKRPCLIPWEALRGQFGAAYARPTDFRQRFLRSLRLVLDVYPRARISQTGQGLWLISSPSHVTRSGRPGQASPVSQ
- a CDS encoding amidohydrolase, coding for MNRPRYVVFAVLAAVGGLADSAVSQQTARYDGPIIDMHMHANPVFRDAAGEPLSRPCNPRPCQGPPAQARSDEEVLSFTLAAMDRHNIVLGFLSQWPLDRVYRWVDAAPGRFIASPFISDPAMVSLEDLRVEYEAGRLAGLGELALPYSGVLPADPSLEPFFALAEELDLPVLVHHQGTAGPSEHFRISNGHPEQLEEVLVRHPTLRLYMENSGYPFLGETIALMYRYPKVYGDLSTGTWIYPRETFHQYLKGLINAGLGKRLMFGSDQMQWPEVIDDAVEAIESATFLTDEEKQDIFYNNAARFLNLSDGRIAEHHAR